One segment of Anatilimnocola aggregata DNA contains the following:
- a CDS encoding RecB family exonuclease: MLQDRLSELIQACFTGIWVESHEHEDALAEISTLCQQEAWRLNVWDLEQGLCIPGQESLAGSAAGAVDPLAAIRSASTLAAAGSTGILVLVNFHRFLQSAEIVQALSRQLTAGKQSRTFVIILSPVVQAPTELDKLFVVVEHPLPSRAPPAEMKPVRSYLSFSSIRTYQSCPLKYFFKYIAGLPEESVSASLVFGSAIHRAIEHLYRQQMIGGAAPGVDELLTHYQAEWQERDAKPVRFGREDDAAALTDLAARMLTAFRESELAKPSGTILAIEEELRGPLISGLPDLLGRVDLIVETPSELLVSDWKSAPDVSVLAQQ, translated from the coding sequence ATGCTTCAAGATCGTCTATCGGAACTGATCCAGGCTTGCTTCACGGGCATCTGGGTCGAAAGTCACGAGCATGAAGATGCTCTGGCCGAAATCAGTACACTGTGCCAGCAGGAAGCCTGGCGATTAAACGTCTGGGATCTGGAGCAGGGCCTGTGCATTCCTGGGCAGGAGAGCCTGGCGGGAAGTGCAGCTGGCGCCGTTGATCCCCTCGCAGCCATCCGTTCGGCCAGCACGCTGGCCGCTGCCGGCAGCACCGGGATTCTGGTGCTCGTCAATTTCCACCGCTTCCTGCAGTCGGCGGAGATTGTGCAGGCTCTGAGTCGGCAGCTCACCGCCGGCAAGCAATCGCGCACGTTCGTTATTATTTTGTCGCCCGTGGTCCAGGCGCCCACGGAACTCGACAAATTGTTCGTAGTGGTTGAGCATCCACTCCCGTCACGCGCGCCGCCGGCTGAAATGAAACCCGTGCGTAGTTACCTTAGCTTCAGTTCGATCCGCACGTACCAGTCATGCCCATTGAAGTATTTTTTCAAGTACATCGCTGGCTTGCCCGAAGAATCAGTTTCAGCCAGCCTCGTGTTTGGCAGTGCGATCCATCGGGCGATCGAGCATCTCTATCGCCAGCAGATGATTGGCGGTGCCGCGCCAGGCGTGGATGAATTGCTCACGCACTATCAGGCCGAATGGCAAGAACGGGACGCGAAGCCTGTGCGTTTCGGTCGTGAGGATGATGCGGCTGCACTCACCGATCTGGCTGCTCGAATGTTGACCGCCTTTCGGGAAAGCGAATTGGCCAAGCCCTCGGGTACGATTCTCGCCATCGAAGAAGAACTTCGCGGCCCGCTCATTTCAGGCCTGCCAGACTTGCTCGGTCGCGTTGATCTGATCGTGGAGACACCGAGCGAGCTTTTAGTCAGCGATTGGAAAAGTGCGCCTGATGTATCCGTGCTGGCTCAGCAATGA
- a CDS encoding DUF2997 domain-containing protein translates to MHQTIEVTITASGETRLETRGFAGGACRQASQFLEQALGTKLLESLSPEFYASQVNQDQVERQQGCGL, encoded by the coding sequence GTGCATCAGACGATCGAAGTTACGATCACTGCCTCTGGGGAGACACGCTTGGAAACTCGCGGCTTCGCCGGCGGAGCTTGTCGACAAGCCAGCCAATTCCTCGAACAGGCTCTGGGTACCAAGCTGCTGGAATCGCTGTCACCCGAGTTCTATGCCAGCCAAGTCAACCAGGACCAGGTCGAACGGCAGCAGGGTTGCGGCCTTTAA
- a CDS encoding DUF1580 domain-containing protein, whose translation MSATLDLAAERFMTMAEATSLLPRLRAGRPVHPSTVARWALRGLRGRRLRSVRIGATLCTTATWLSEFIAEISPKSTKIEEISINRTAIDAKLAAKGLLPHSTEKRTPRVAKIATPKKLN comes from the coding sequence ATGAGCGCCACTCTCGATCTTGCAGCCGAACGCTTCATGACGATGGCGGAGGCTACATCGCTACTACCGCGACTGCGAGCAGGACGACCGGTGCATCCGAGTACTGTAGCCAGGTGGGCCTTGCGAGGCCTGCGAGGCAGGCGACTGCGCTCGGTGCGTATCGGAGCGACCTTGTGCACAACGGCTACCTGGCTTTCGGAATTCATCGCCGAGATCTCGCCTAAATCCACCAAAATCGAAGAGATCTCGATCAATCGAACCGCCATCGATGCCAAGCTCGCCGCCAAAGGATTGTTACCGCATAGCACCGAGAAACGAACTCCCCGAGTTGCAAAGATTGCAACGCCTAAAAAACTTAACTAA
- a CDS encoding tyrosine-type recombinase/integrase translates to MFDRPRQVPAYRHYKPKNLAVVRIHGQDFYLGPYGSPASWEKYHRLIAERFYSDPVELPKPDERIASLTLKELSLHFFTYCEGYYRRDGKATSEVVCVQQALRRLLKLFGDLPAIEFSPSKLKLVRDEFVRDGHCRSVVNNNISRIKRMFRWAVENELIPVAVHQALATVSGLKKGRSDVRESAPIASVSDAAIEATLRYLTPTVEAMVRLQRLTGCRPGEICILRPVDVERSEDIWCYTPRCHKTAHHDIERRIFLGPRAQAILRPWLDRDSETFCFSPLEAVAHQRSLKASRRRTPLDRGNRAGTNRKAKPKRTAGDRYTTTSYRRSIERACDLAFPLPPELVIATAAELTDAEILRRETLALEWRRRHRWHPNQLRHTRATELRKVHGLDGAQVVLGHSEAFVTQIYAERDFSKAADIMRQSG, encoded by the coding sequence ATGTTCGACCGTCCCCGACAAGTCCCCGCGTATCGGCACTACAAGCCCAAGAATCTTGCCGTGGTTCGAATCCACGGCCAGGATTTCTATCTAGGTCCGTATGGTTCCCCGGCCAGCTGGGAGAAATACCATCGCTTGATCGCTGAGCGGTTCTACTCGGACCCGGTCGAGCTCCCCAAACCCGATGAACGGATCGCTTCTCTCACCCTTAAGGAGCTTTCGCTTCACTTCTTCACGTACTGCGAAGGGTACTACCGTCGCGACGGCAAAGCTACCTCCGAGGTGGTCTGTGTGCAGCAGGCTTTGCGTCGGTTGCTCAAACTCTTCGGTGATCTGCCTGCCATCGAATTTAGTCCCTCCAAGTTGAAGCTCGTGAGGGATGAGTTCGTTCGCGATGGCCACTGCCGATCCGTGGTCAACAACAACATTAGCCGGATTAAGCGAATGTTTCGCTGGGCCGTCGAGAATGAACTGATTCCGGTCGCGGTACACCAAGCACTGGCAACGGTGAGCGGCCTAAAAAAGGGGCGGAGCGATGTTCGCGAATCAGCGCCAATTGCCTCTGTCAGCGATGCCGCGATTGAGGCCACGTTGCGTTACCTTACGCCCACGGTGGAGGCCATGGTTCGCCTCCAGCGTTTGACCGGCTGTCGGCCCGGTGAAATTTGCATCTTGCGCCCGGTTGACGTTGAGCGCAGCGAAGACATCTGGTGCTACACACCACGTTGTCACAAGACAGCACATCATGACATTGAACGAAGGATCTTTCTGGGGCCGCGTGCCCAGGCGATCCTTCGGCCCTGGCTTGATCGAGATTCTGAGACGTTTTGTTTCTCGCCGCTAGAAGCCGTAGCTCACCAACGTTCGCTCAAGGCATCTCGCCGCAGGACTCCGCTCGATCGTGGTAATCGCGCTGGCACGAATCGCAAAGCCAAACCGAAACGAACCGCAGGCGACCGATATACGACAACGAGCTACCGTCGCTCGATTGAACGGGCGTGCGATCTAGCGTTTCCGCTACCTCCTGAATTAGTGATCGCAACCGCCGCCGAATTAACCGACGCAGAAATCTTGAGACGTGAAACCCTGGCGCTAGAATGGCGGCGACGACACCGCTGGCATCCCAACCAGCTGCGGCACACCCGCGCTACGGAACTGAGAAAGGTACACGGCCTAGATGGGGCTCAGGTCGTCCTCGGGCATTCGGAGGCGTTTGTAACCCAAATCTACGCCGAGCGCGATTTTTCCAAGGCGGCAGACATTATGCGACAGTCGGGCTAG
- a CDS encoding ParB/RepB/Spo0J family partition protein has protein sequence MSKDRRLGRGLAALLGSPLDEQNLETPVETVSLPLRTEPRLFDDSVLQGSVTEVASTGDTGLLQLAVEEIQDNPFQPRREFNEEEIASLAESLKQHDLLQPILVRRIAGRYQLISGERRLRAAIRAGWKTIPARVREADDRLVAELAIVENLQRKDLNPIEKALSFKRYLDEHRCTQDELAKRLSIDRSTIANLMRLLELPPEVLESLRTGAISAGHARALLPLGDDDEQIALAHRITDEQLSVREVERLVNEQVAAEDDGHTATAPTAKKKRTRNDQIASLEQELRIALGTKVEIKQSAKGRGTVVIHFTDSDDFDRLRELLSDSAPRAKRAA, from the coding sequence ATGAGTAAAGACCGTCGACTAGGCCGTGGACTTGCGGCACTCCTGGGCTCGCCGCTAGATGAGCAGAATCTCGAAACCCCCGTGGAAACGGTCTCGTTGCCGCTGCGAACCGAGCCGCGACTGTTCGACGACAGCGTGCTGCAGGGCTCAGTGACTGAAGTTGCTAGCACCGGTGATACCGGACTGCTGCAGTTGGCGGTCGAAGAAATTCAAGACAATCCGTTCCAGCCTCGCCGCGAATTCAACGAAGAAGAAATCGCCTCGCTGGCCGAGAGCTTAAAGCAGCACGATCTGCTGCAGCCGATTCTCGTGCGCCGCATCGCGGGCCGGTATCAATTGATCTCCGGCGAGCGTCGCCTGCGCGCCGCCATTCGCGCAGGGTGGAAAACCATTCCTGCCCGAGTCCGCGAAGCCGACGATCGCCTGGTTGCCGAGCTTGCCATTGTCGAGAACTTGCAGCGCAAGGATCTCAATCCGATCGAAAAGGCTCTCTCTTTCAAACGCTATCTCGACGAGCATCGCTGCACGCAGGACGAATTGGCCAAGCGGCTGAGCATCGACCGCAGCACCATCGCGAACTTGATGCGGCTGCTGGAATTGCCGCCCGAAGTCCTCGAAAGCCTGCGGACTGGCGCGATTTCGGCCGGACATGCCCGCGCGCTGCTCCCGCTGGGGGACGACGACGAGCAGATTGCCTTGGCTCACCGCATTACCGATGAACAACTCAGCGTGCGTGAAGTCGAACGCCTAGTGAACGAGCAGGTCGCTGCCGAAGACGACGGCCACACCGCTACTGCTCCGACGGCTAAAAAGAAGCGAACCCGAAACGACCAAATCGCGTCGTTAGAGCAGGAGTTGCGGATTGCTCTCGGCACGAAGGTCGAGATTAAGCAGTCGGCAAAAGGCCGCGGCACCGTCGTGATTCACTTCACCGATTCCGACGACTTCGACCGCCTGCGCGAACTCCTCAGCGATTCTGCCCCGCGAGCCAAGCGGGCGGCCTGA
- a CDS encoding ParA family protein: MGRILCVANQKGGVGKTTTAINLAAGFARAGKRTLLIDLDPQCNATSGLGQQPTARHALVQRNPLHESVLPTPYEGLSLLPGSRSFQDVDALAKSNDSQADAIRLHLAGELEGYDFVLIDSPPSLGGLTQTALAASTEVLMPIQCEYFAMEGLTQMINVIRSVMKKHPGRLEFGGILLTMYDASLELTREVDAEVRDFFGEVVFDTVIPRDVAVAEAPSHGQAVMDYAPRSRGARAYIELCLEILAHE; this comes from the coding sequence GTGGGAAGGATTCTGTGCGTGGCCAACCAGAAGGGAGGCGTCGGCAAGACGACCACAGCCATTAATTTGGCTGCCGGGTTTGCACGCGCCGGTAAACGCACCCTGCTGATCGACCTCGATCCACAGTGCAATGCCACTTCCGGCCTCGGCCAGCAACCGACGGCCCGCCATGCCTTGGTTCAACGCAATCCGCTGCACGAGTCGGTCTTGCCGACACCCTACGAAGGTCTGTCGCTGTTACCCGGAAGTCGCTCGTTCCAGGATGTCGACGCACTCGCCAAGAGCAACGACAGCCAGGCCGATGCGATTCGCCTGCACCTGGCCGGCGAACTCGAAGGGTACGACTTCGTCCTGATCGATTCACCGCCGTCGCTGGGCGGCCTGACGCAAACAGCCCTCGCTGCTTCCACCGAAGTTCTCATGCCCATTCAGTGCGAGTATTTCGCCATGGAAGGGCTGACGCAAATGATTAACGTCATTCGCTCGGTGATGAAGAAGCATCCGGGGCGGCTCGAGTTCGGCGGCATCTTGCTCACCATGTACGATGCCTCGCTGGAACTGACCCGCGAGGTCGATGCCGAAGTTCGGGATTTCTTCGGCGAGGTGGTTTTTGATACAGTCATCCCCCGCGACGTCGCCGTCGCCGAGGCACCCAGTCATGGCCAGGCCGTGATGGACTACGCTCCTCGCTCGCGCGGCGCTCGGGCTTACATTGAACTCTGTTTGGAGATTTTGGCTCATGAGTAA
- a CDS encoding DUF1015 domain-containing protein, giving the protein MPTIQAFRGLRYDLGHVGSLSDVVTPPYDVISPEFQDELYKKHPANFIRLELNRDEPGDNEQSNKYSRAAKFLRNWRSEGVMQLDPDPALYVYHQTFEAAGQTFTRRGFMCRVRLERFGQGKIYPHEETHSGPKADRLLLTKACKANLSQIFGLYPDPANEAQNMLEESVSQQTPLTATDHLGVVHRLWPVTDVRTIAAVASIMDAKPMFIADGHHRYETACNYRDELAAAGPLDSNHPANFVLTQCVSMNDPGLLVLPTHRLFRGVPPITSVELSSKLQGSFITRPIGVGADLASALWQEIAAGGLQNKLAFYTAQDDTWTLALATEEGSQKLAKLASEHSSDWQGLGVSILHRLVMEDLLGLTSLPKPMYVHSVQEVIENLKSGDKAGRDATGQMGTGGRFELAALVMPATVEHVRLISEHGERMPAKSTYFYPKLLGGMVVHPLE; this is encoded by the coding sequence ATGCCAACGATTCAAGCCTTCCGCGGACTTCGTTACGACCTGGGCCATGTCGGTTCCTTGAGCGACGTTGTCACGCCTCCCTACGACGTTATCTCCCCCGAGTTTCAAGACGAGCTTTATAAGAAGCACCCGGCTAATTTCATTCGCCTCGAATTGAACCGGGACGAACCGGGGGACAATGAGCAATCGAATAAGTACAGCCGGGCTGCGAAGTTCCTCCGCAACTGGCGCAGCGAAGGGGTGATGCAACTCGACCCCGATCCGGCGCTCTACGTCTATCATCAGACTTTTGAAGCTGCTGGGCAGACGTTCACGCGCCGGGGCTTTATGTGCCGCGTAAGGCTCGAACGCTTCGGCCAAGGCAAGATCTATCCGCACGAAGAGACGCACTCGGGTCCGAAGGCAGATCGCCTGCTGCTGACAAAGGCCTGTAAGGCAAACCTCAGCCAGATTTTTGGCCTCTACCCAGATCCGGCCAATGAAGCCCAGAACATGCTCGAGGAATCCGTATCCCAGCAAACCCCGCTGACGGCGACCGATCACTTGGGCGTGGTGCATCGCCTTTGGCCGGTGACCGATGTGCGAACCATCGCAGCTGTGGCGAGCATCATGGACGCCAAGCCAATGTTCATTGCCGATGGTCACCATCGCTATGAGACCGCCTGCAACTATCGGGATGAACTGGCCGCTGCGGGTCCGCTCGATTCGAATCACCCGGCGAACTTCGTGCTGACGCAGTGCGTGAGCATGAACGATCCGGGTTTGCTGGTGCTGCCGACGCATCGATTGTTCCGCGGCGTGCCGCCGATTACTTCGGTCGAGCTGTCGTCGAAATTGCAAGGCTCGTTCATCACCCGGCCAATTGGCGTTGGCGCGGATCTGGCCAGTGCGCTTTGGCAGGAGATCGCGGCTGGTGGACTGCAGAACAAGCTCGCCTTCTACACCGCCCAGGATGATACCTGGACGCTAGCACTCGCCACGGAAGAAGGTTCACAGAAGTTAGCTAAGCTCGCCTCGGAGCACAGCAGCGACTGGCAAGGACTGGGCGTTTCGATCTTACATCGCCTGGTGATGGAAGACCTGCTCGGCCTAACTTCGCTGCCGAAGCCAATGTACGTTCACTCGGTGCAGGAAGTGATCGAAAACCTGAAGAGTGGCGATAAAGCGGGCCGCGATGCTACGGGCCAAATGGGCACCGGTGGCCGCTTCGAACTGGCCGCCCTCGTCATGCCGGCCACCGTCGAGCACGTTCGGCTCATCAGCGAACACGGCGAACGCATGCCCGCCAAGAGCACCTACTTCTATCCCAAGCTGCTCGGCGGCATGGTGGTGCATCCGCTGGAGTAG
- the ahcY gene encoding adenosylhomocysteinase — protein MSTAVAQRLPYKVKDLSLAELGRKKIMLAENEMPGLMALRRKYGKTKPLTGARIAGCLHMTIETAVLIETLVELGAKVTWSSCNIFSTQDEAAAAIAAAGVPVYAWKGMSNEEFDWCIEQTLFFPDGQPLNLILDDGGDLTNMVHDKYPELLAGIKGLSEETTTGVHRLAQRLEQGTLKVPAININDSVTKSKFDNLYGCRESLADGIKRATDVMIAGKVCVVAGYGDVGKGCAHSMRSYGARVIVTEIDPINALQAAMEGFEVATMEDAAPQGNIFVTTTGCCDILRGEHIEKMHNDAIICNIGHFDIEIDVAWMEAQVKAGKATKVNIKPAEQGKVDRYTFKSTGRSVLLLAEGRLVNLGCATGHPAFVMSNSFTNQVLAQLELWQHTDKYEVSLYRLPKKLDEEVARLHLEHIGVKLTQLTAKQSEYLGVPVEGPYKPEHYRY, from the coding sequence GTGTCTACTGCCGTTGCTCAACGTCTGCCGTACAAAGTGAAGGATCTCAGCCTGGCCGAGCTCGGTCGTAAGAAGATCATGCTCGCCGAAAACGAAATGCCCGGCTTGATGGCCTTGCGTCGTAAATATGGCAAGACCAAGCCGCTGACCGGTGCCCGGATTGCCGGTTGCTTGCACATGACCATCGAGACCGCCGTGCTGATCGAAACGCTGGTGGAACTGGGCGCGAAAGTGACCTGGAGCAGCTGCAATATTTTCAGCACCCAGGACGAAGCGGCCGCCGCCATCGCCGCTGCTGGTGTGCCGGTTTACGCCTGGAAGGGCATGAGCAACGAAGAGTTCGATTGGTGCATCGAGCAGACTTTGTTCTTCCCCGACGGCCAGCCGTTGAACCTGATTCTGGACGATGGTGGTGACCTGACGAACATGGTCCACGACAAGTACCCCGAGTTGCTCGCGGGCATCAAGGGTCTGTCGGAAGAAACCACGACGGGCGTGCATCGCCTGGCTCAGCGCCTGGAACAAGGGACCCTCAAGGTTCCAGCCATCAACATCAACGACTCGGTCACCAAGAGCAAGTTCGACAACTTGTACGGCTGCCGCGAATCGCTGGCCGACGGCATCAAGCGCGCGACCGACGTGATGATTGCCGGCAAGGTCTGCGTCGTCGCTGGCTACGGTGACGTGGGCAAGGGTTGTGCTCACAGCATGCGAAGCTACGGTGCTCGCGTGATCGTGACCGAAATCGACCCGATCAATGCTTTGCAAGCCGCGATGGAAGGCTTTGAAGTGGCGACGATGGAAGACGCTGCTCCGCAAGGGAACATCTTCGTCACCACGACGGGCTGCTGCGATATTCTTCGCGGCGAGCACATCGAAAAGATGCACAACGATGCCATCATTTGCAACATCGGGCACTTCGATATCGAAATCGACGTCGCTTGGATGGAAGCCCAAGTGAAGGCCGGCAAGGCCACGAAGGTCAACATCAAGCCTGCCGAGCAGGGTAAGGTCGATCGCTACACCTTCAAGTCGACTGGCCGCAGCGTGTTGTTGCTCGCCGAAGGTCGCCTGGTGAACCTCGGCTGTGCCACTGGCCACCCGGCGTTTGTGATGAGCAACAGCTTCACGAACCAGGTGCTAGCACAACTCGAATTGTGGCAACACACCGACAAGTACGAGGTGAGCCTCTATCGCCTGCCCAAGAAGCTGGACGAAGAAGTGGCTCGGTTGCACCTCGAGCACATCGGCGTGAAGTTGACTCAGCTGACGGCCAAGCAATCGGAATATTTGGGCGTGCCAGTCGAAGGTCCTTATAAGCCCGAGCACTATCGGTACTAA
- a CDS encoding phosphoribosylanthranilate isomerase encodes MFRIKICGITNVDDALQAIEAGADALGLNFYKRSPRYVTPEQAAEIVRAVRTSPAGRGVTIVGVFVNESQPGLMTLQEQLKLDAWQLHGDEPVQFLAALSTHPDVRVSMIRAYRCKERDLSAIANDLLACDAAVALPSAVLLDAYAPDAFGGTGKVVDWNVVRDERDQLFGLPVILAGGLTAENVAEAVRIAQPDAVDVASGVESSPGKKDSAKVRDFIAAAKAALAAI; translated from the coding sequence TTGTTTCGCATTAAGATTTGTGGCATTACGAACGTTGACGACGCCTTGCAGGCAATTGAAGCTGGCGCGGATGCGCTGGGACTCAATTTTTACAAGCGGAGCCCGCGCTATGTGACGCCGGAACAGGCAGCCGAAATTGTGCGGGCTGTGCGAACGTCGCCTGCCGGGCGGGGCGTGACCATTGTGGGGGTGTTTGTCAACGAAAGTCAGCCCGGGCTGATGACGCTGCAAGAGCAGTTGAAGCTCGATGCCTGGCAGCTGCACGGCGATGAGCCGGTGCAGTTTCTGGCGGCCCTCTCGACGCATCCTGACGTGCGCGTGAGCATGATTCGGGCCTATCGCTGCAAAGAGCGGGATCTATCGGCGATTGCCAACGACCTGCTCGCCTGCGATGCGGCAGTTGCCCTCCCTTCTGCCGTGTTGCTCGACGCTTATGCCCCGGATGCCTTCGGCGGGACGGGCAAAGTAGTCGACTGGAACGTGGTCCGCGACGAACGCGACCAACTCTTTGGCCTGCCGGTGATCTTGGCCGGTGGGCTGACCGCCGAAAACGTTGCCGAGGCAGTTCGGATCGCTCAGCCCGACGCGGTCGACGTCGCCAGCGGCGTCGAAAGTTCGCCGGGCAAGAAGGATTCGGCCAAAGTGCGTGACTTTATTGCCGCCGCGAAGGCGGCGTTAGCGGCCATTTAA
- a CDS encoding GumC domain-containing protein, producing MHDGPYAARSEPGFADPSAMSRKYAPILLVATAVFLLVLVLARSPLEGYIVSQKIQAADDRAMTTAPLATEQVAAWIKTDAVLAATVQQVCPRDSLASQNDLIRQLQSGLSVKPLSAEAANSSWQLALQHRDRQLASRLITKLSQSLTEQLKHLDQSEAQLLVQHYQKVLTQARDEEEFARQTLERARHEQLAAAMQAAERETKSSSAVAANQVNPAWQALQQKLQLAKARLDQLLSARTPEHPQVIEAEAQLGALQSQLNATPQTLDGSRAEEGQHAPALRGPQLQEAARNDSRLSVRLISSAGESADVNSLSSVGHIQQLTAAWSTATGKRTMAERQWSEAQQQWVRGLNTTGWQTSPAWTQLQVGGRVQPFQCLLAGALALCAGLGTWRISYLVASDGSLMSVAQLAETLPLPVLGEVPLTTELPRRTPERMSWHLQRLTQLSLAIIAAVILVSAWASAADSNLSAQWTSDPASTLGQAFDLLHHRVLG from the coding sequence ATGCACGATGGACCGTATGCCGCGCGAAGTGAGCCCGGGTTTGCTGACCCGTCGGCAATGTCGCGGAAATATGCGCCGATTCTGCTCGTTGCCACGGCTGTCTTCCTGCTGGTGTTGGTTCTGGCTCGCTCGCCCCTCGAAGGGTATATAGTCAGCCAGAAGATTCAGGCGGCCGATGACCGCGCGATGACGACCGCGCCGCTCGCGACGGAACAGGTAGCCGCCTGGATCAAGACCGATGCCGTTTTGGCTGCCACCGTGCAGCAAGTCTGTCCGCGGGACTCGCTCGCATCGCAGAACGACCTGATTCGGCAATTGCAAAGCGGTCTATCGGTGAAGCCCCTCTCCGCTGAGGCTGCGAATTCTAGCTGGCAGTTGGCCCTGCAACATCGCGATCGCCAATTGGCTTCGCGCTTGATTACGAAGCTCAGCCAGTCGCTCACCGAACAGCTGAAGCATCTCGATCAAAGCGAAGCTCAGTTGCTCGTGCAGCACTATCAAAAAGTGCTGACCCAGGCCCGCGATGAAGAAGAATTCGCTCGGCAAACGCTCGAACGGGCCCGCCACGAGCAACTTGCCGCCGCAATGCAGGCCGCCGAGCGCGAAACCAAAAGTTCCAGCGCGGTGGCCGCCAATCAAGTGAATCCCGCCTGGCAAGCTTTGCAGCAGAAGTTGCAATTGGCTAAAGCCCGGCTCGACCAATTGCTCTCCGCTCGCACGCCCGAGCATCCGCAAGTGATCGAAGCCGAAGCTCAACTCGGTGCGCTGCAGTCGCAACTCAATGCCACGCCGCAAACACTGGACGGAAGTCGCGCAGAAGAAGGTCAACATGCCCCCGCCTTGCGCGGTCCACAATTGCAAGAAGCGGCCCGCAACGACTCGCGCCTGAGTGTGCGACTGATCAGTTCGGCCGGTGAGTCGGCTGATGTAAATTCACTCTCGAGCGTCGGTCACATTCAACAACTAACGGCCGCCTGGTCGACCGCGACTGGCAAGCGAACCATGGCCGAACGGCAGTGGAGCGAAGCTCAGCAGCAATGGGTTCGCGGACTGAATACGACGGGCTGGCAAACTTCGCCCGCCTGGACGCAGCTGCAAGTTGGCGGTCGCGTGCAGCCGTTTCAATGTTTGCTGGCAGGAGCGCTCGCCCTGTGCGCTGGTCTTGGTACCTGGCGGATCAGTTATCTGGTCGCCAGCGATGGCTCGCTGATGAGCGTCGCGCAATTGGCCGAGACCTTGCCCCTGCCGGTGTTGGGCGAAGTCCCGCTCACAACCGAGTTGCCCCGCCGCACGCCAGAACGCATGAGCTGGCACTTGCAGCGCCTCACGCAGTTAAGCCTGGCCATCATTGCGGCCGTGATCCTCGTCTCGGCCTGGGCTTCGGCCGCTGATAGCAACCTGAGTGCCCAGTGGACCAGCGATCCGGCCTCGACACTCGGCCAGGCTTTCGACCTGCTGCATCACCGCGTACTGGGCTGA